One stretch of Arachis hypogaea cultivar Tifrunner chromosome 20, arahy.Tifrunner.gnm2.J5K5, whole genome shotgun sequence DNA includes these proteins:
- the LOC112783118 gene encoding ribosome-binding factor PSRP1, chloroplastic, which translates to MAAPPLYFHATLCASPSPSSGRSSTLSLLSRPHFNSSSTKLKTFFPLKHAANATSTTRGGSLSVRMTWDGPLSSVKLIIQGKNLELTDAVKQHVEEKLGKAVQKHSHLVREVDVRLSIRGGGEFGRGPRTRRCEVTIFTKRHGVVRAEEDAESTYGSIDLVSSIIQRKLRKIKEKESDHGRHMKGFNRLKVREPVEPVPLDEEEISAKEEEETIDEVVRTKYFDMPPLTVAEAIEQLENVDHDFYAFRNEETGEINIVYKRKEGGYGLIIPKGDGEAQKLEPLVIEQAREHSLKE; encoded by the exons ATGGCCGCCCCGCCTTTATACTTCCACGCTACCCTGTGTGCTTCCCCGTCCCCTTCTTCTGGCCGTTCTTCTACCCTCTCTCTACTTTCCAGACCTCACTTCAACAGTTCCTCAACAAAGCTCAAAACTTTCTTCCCTCTCAAGCATGCTGCAAATGCCACCTCTACCACCCGCGGCGGTTCCCTCTCCGTTCGCATGACTTGGGATGGACCACTATCTTCCGTCAAATTGATCATCCAGGGCAAAAATCTAGAG CTCACTGATGCGGTGAAGCAGCACGTGGAGGAGAAGTTGGGGAAGGCCGTTCAGAAGCACAGTCACTTAGTTAGGGAAGTTGATGTTAGGCTATCCATTCGAGGAGGAGGAGAATTTGGGAGAGGACCCAGGACTCGTAGATGTGAG GTGACTATTTTTACAAAGAGGCACGGAGTGGTGAGGGCTGAGGAAGATGCAGAAAGTACATATGGAAGTATAGATTTGGTGTCCTCAATCATCCAACGGAAGCTGAGGAAGATAAAGGAAAAGGAGTCGGACCATGGTCGGCACATGAAGGGCTTCAACAGGTTGAAGGTTAGAGAGCCTGTGGAGCCGGTACCACTGGATGAAGAAGAGATATCTgcaaaagaggaggaagaaacAATTGATGAG GTTGTCCGCACAAAATACTTTGACATGCCTCCGTTGACTGTGGCAGAAGCAATTGAACAACTCGAAAATGTTGATCATGACTTCTATGCTTTCCGAAATGAAGAAACTG GGGAGATTAATATTGTATacaaaagaaaggaaggaggTTATGGACTCATTATTCCCAAAGGAGATGGCGAAGCACAGAAATTGGAGCCTTTAGTGATTGAACAAGCTAGAGAACACTCcctgaaagaatga
- the LOC112783117 gene encoding uncharacterized protein, with the protein MTKTNQKCSNGGGSGSTWNWVDPEVLNTKSDINIANLTPTKLLQPNHASVSFGHCTDLDRVCYGSGEEEQERFFFVYKALFTDLMLPLPFSDFHMSILNKIDAAPTQLHPHGWVFVRCFELLCQFHKLTPTVPTFFYFFQLVEKKKGAWLHIHARPGSHKLLSLDLRCFRFKNNFFKVKGSDGGSSVPFFMDQNKNPKFPLFWSEFVKFPDSPVFWSLSDSEKALVTKFQKLKAPFSCSSLINAEESESEEEEEEAEEVKKKPKRKEEVLTRERAAEKMKKKQKVSVENSAAPLTPPPLFHEQNIVADIDMQHLQDFEGEGRVLSLWDSRFDFDHHIRHHLLSSPDQDKLHHTGHAEVGRFVKANALRIAAATEFLVEELEKKERQLCRVVTKLEKAEREVAKCLGELERVKKESEYTELCLMREWKKSVRVSFQNAVDQVQLGFPKLNMDSIMLDPFKVVEGDKLVDMKSRRQDGVFAVSSVL; encoded by the exons ATGACGAAAACCAACCAGAAATGTTCCAACGGTGGTGGTAGCGGTAGCACCTGGAACTGGGTTGACCCTGAAGTTTTGAATACCAAGTCAGACATCAACATCGCCAATCTCACCCCCACCAAACTCCTCCAACCAAATCATGCAAGTGTATCATTCGGACACTGCACCGACCTTGACCGTGTTTGTTACGGTTCAGGTGAAGAAGAACAAGAACGGTTCTTCTTCGTGTACAAGGCGCTTTTCACTGATTTGATGCTACCTCTTCCTTTCTCCGATTTCCATATGAGTATCCTCAACAAGATTGACGCAGCTCCTACACAGCTTCACCCTCACGGTTGGGTCTTCGTTCGGTGCTTCGAACTCCTATGCCAGTTTCACAAACTCACCCCTACTGTTCCcactttcttctacttctttcagTTGGTGGAGAAGAAGAAAGGTGCATGGCTTCATATTCATGCTCGTCCAGGTTCACATAAGCTTCTATCTTTGGATTTGAGGTGCTTCCGCTTCAAAAACAATTTCTTCAAAGTCAAGGGGAGTGATGGTGGTAGCTCTGTTCCTTTCTTCATGGATCAGAACAAGAACCCAAAGTTTCCTCTTTTTTGGTCTGAGTTCGTGAAGTTTCCAGATTCGCCTGTGTTTTGGAGCCTCTCTGATTCTGAGAAAGCTTTGGTCACAAAGTTCCAGAAGCTGAAAGCTCCATTCTCTTGTTCCTCTCTCATTAATG CTGAGGAGTCAGAGtcggaagaggaagaggaagaagctgAGGAAGTGAAGAAGAAACCGAAGAGGAAGGAGGAAGTACTCACAAGAGAAAGAGCAgcggagaagatgaagaagaagcaaaagGTTTCTGTGGAGAACAGTGCTGCTCCTCTTACTCCTCCTCCTTTGTTTCACGAACAGAACATTGTTGCAGATATTGATATGCAGCATCTGCAAGATTTTGAAGGAGAAGGAAGGGTCCTCTCCCTGTGGGATAGCCGCTTTGATTTCGACCATCACATTCGGCATCACTTGTTATCTAGCCCTGACCAGGACAAGCTCCACCATACCGGCCACGCGGAAGTTGGACGTTTCGTGAAGGCGAATGCACTGAGAATAGCGGCTGCTACTGAGTTCTTGGTAGAGGAGCTGGAAAAGAAGGAGAGGCAACTATGCAGGGTGGTGACTAAGCTGGAGAAGGCGGAGAGGGAGGTTGCTAAGTGTTTGGGGGAGCTTGAGAGGGTAAAGAAGGAGTCTGAGTATACTGAATTGTGTCTTATGAGGGAATGGAAGAAATCTGTGAGAGTGTCATTTCAAAATGCTGTTGATCAGGTCCAATTGGGATTCCCAAAGCTGAATATGGATTCTATTATGTTGGATCCTTTCAAGGTTGTTGAGGGAGATAAGCTGGTGGATATGAAATCAAGAAGGCAAGATGGTGTTTTTGCTGTTTCTTCTGTTCTGTAA